The genomic interval CCCGGTTCGTCCTCCGGGTAGGCGTACGGGTCGTCATCGTCCTGCGCGAGCGCGGGAGAGGAGGCGAGCAGTCCGCCCACGAGGCAGCGGGTGAGCCAGGTCTTCACGGTGACGGTCCTCATCAGTCGGCACCCAGGCGGGGGCAGGTGGTGCCGCCAGCGGCGCTGGGCGGGCAGAGGTTGGGGTTGTTGGTGCCCACGAGTTGGTCTCTGGGAATCTGCAGGTGGTCCATCAGCTCGTTGCAGACGGCCTCCTTCAGGCGCAGGTCCGTGACGTGGCTGATGATGGCTCCGGCGGCCGCGGCCATGGTGAACTTCGACTGGTCGGAGATGAACCGGCGGGTGAGCTGCAGGATGCCGGGCGTCGCGGTGGTCTCGTCGTTGTAGGCCGCGACGATGGAGCGCAGCAGGATGTCGCGCTGTCCGGTGGCCTCTCCGGCCTGGTACAGGGCGCTCGCGAGGATGGTGCCCACCAGGTACTCCTTGCCGCTGAACTGGCCCAGGCTGTTGTCGCGGATGCTGTCGCGCAGGGCGTCGTCGATGCAGCGGTCCGTCTTGGCCAGGTCTCGCTGGTCGGCCAGGGGGCCGTGCTCGGCGCCGTAGAAGGACGTGGAGAGGAAGCGGGTGTCGCAGCCGTTCTTGCTGCGGCAGGTGGCGCCGTAGGCGTGCAGGTCGGCCAGGCCCTCGTCGAAGGACTTGAGGATGTTGGCGCCCGGGCTGGCGCCGCCGGGGCTGGACCAGGTGATGAGCGCCTCCGGGAAGGGCGTGCCGCCGTAGGCCTTCAGGTTGAAGATGCGGTGAGCGTACTCGTGGGTGATGACCCCGGCGTTGATGGACAGGGGCGCTCGCTGCAACTGGTCGAACGGGAGGATGAGGAAGGACTCCATCGCCGAGAAGTAGAGGGCGTTGTCCTTCATGGGGCCCGGCTGGACGTCGGTGAGGACGAACTCCGGGAAGTAGTACGTCTTGACGGGCTTCTTGAAGTCAGTCACCGGGATGTTGGTGACCTCCCGGAAGTAGTCGAAGGCGCGCTCGAGGTTGTAGTACGTCGTCACCATGTTCCAGGTGTGGAAGTCCGCGGGCCACAGGACGTCATCCTGGTTGATGTAGTTGGCGGCGACGTCGTGGCCCTCGCCCTTGAGCAGGGCGGCGGCGAACGCGTCGGCCGTGGTGGCATTGGTGAGTTCGGGGTCCTTCGGGTCGAAGACGATGCGCGCGCCGCCGTGGATGTCCGCCACGGTGCCGCTGAGACCGACGATGTCGTCGACCGTCTTGAGCTCGACCTCTTCAGGGACGTACTGCCCGTTGCCGGAGAGCACCAGGGCTCGAATCTTGACCGGGGTCTGCGGGTCGGGCGCACAGCCTGCGGCCAGGCCCAGCACCGCGGTGGTGGCGATGACTGTTCGGAGCATGGGGCCGTTTTACTCCGGTCTGCTCGGAACGTGTATTCCCCTCGGAATCCCAGAGGGGCCGCCCCGGGACGGGAGGCCCCGTGCGGCGGGACGGCCTGGCGGGTACGCACCTCGGGTGGGGCCGTGGGCGCACGGGAGGGCCCTTGGGGGGATGTGGCGGGCGCCAGGAGGCGTGTGGGGCGCCGACCGTCGGAGAGGTGTCAGGAGGACGCGGACTCCTTGACGCATCGTTTCCACGCTCTTTAAGGTGCCGCGCCTTTCCCTCTCCGAACAACGCAGGCGGTCTCCATGGCGGTCCCATTCATCTCCGAGGTCAAGCGTACCCACACGTGCGGTCAGCTCACCGCGACGAATATTGGCGAGGAGGTCGTCCTCTTCGGCTGGGTGCACAATCGTCGAGACCACGGCGGCGCGGTCTTCATCGACCTGCGGGATAGGGACGGTTTGACGCAGGTGGTGTTCGAGCCGGACCACGCGGAAGCGCACGGGCTTGCAGGCAGCCTCCGGTTGGAGTTCTGCATCGGCGTGCGCGGCAAGGTCGTCTCGCGTGGCAAGAACGTGAACCCGAAGATGAAGACGGGTGAAATCGAGGTCAAGGCGAGCGACCTCACCATCTTCAACCGCTCCGAGCCGACGCCGTTCCCCATCGAGGACGCCATCGACACCTCGGAGGAGAAGCGCCTGGCGCACCGCTATCTGGACCTGCGCCGCTCGCCGCTCCAGAAGTCGCTGATGACGCGCTCGAAGATGAACGCGCTGACGCGGGCGTACATGGTGGACAAGGGCTTCCTGGAGCTGGAGACGCCGTTCATGGGCAAGTACACGCCCGGCGGCGCGCGCAACTTCCTGGTCCCCAGCCGCATGAACGCGGGCAAGTTCTACGCGCTCGCGGAGAGCCCGCAGCTCTACAAGCAGCTGTTCATGGTGGCGGGCTTCGACCGGTACTTCCAGATCGTGAAGTGCTTCCGCGACGAGGACCTGCGCGTGGACCGGCAGCCGGAGTTCACGCAGATCGACGTGGAGATGAGCTTCGTCAGCCAGGACGACATCTTCACCATCATCGAAGGTCTGGTGAAGAAGCTGTGGGGCGAGGTGCTGGGCATCGACGTGCCCACGCCCTTCATGCGCATGGACTTCTACGAGTCCATGGCGAAGTACGGCAACGACAAGCCGGACCTGCGCTTCGGGCTGGAGCACACGGTGCTCACCGACCTCATCCGCGAGCACGGTGAGGCGGGCGGCGTGCCGATGATGTTCGAGGCGGTGCAGAACAAGGGCATCGTCAAGGCGATGGTCATCCCCGCGGACAAGGCGATGAGCCGCGCGGAGAGCGACAAGCTGGAGGAGTTCGCGAAGCAGGCGGGCGCCAAGGGCCTGGCGCGGGCGAAGGTGGGCGAGGGGGGCGAGTGGACGCAGTCCCCGCTGTCCAAGACGATTTCGCCGGCGCTGCGGGCGGCCATCAACCAGGCGGTGGGCGCGAAGACGGGCGACCTCATCCTGTTCCAGTTCGGCAAGGAGGCGCTGGTCCACACCGTGATGGCGAACCTCCGCGTGCACGTCGCGAAGAAGCTGGGGCTGATTCCGGAGTACGGCAGCGGCGGCCAGTGGAAGTTCCTATGGGTGGTGAACCCGCCCCTGTTCGAGCACGACGAGGAGACCAACACGTGGGTGGCGGCGCACCACGCCTTCACGCGTCCGCACGACGAGGACGTGCCGTACCTGCTCACGGACCCGGGCCGGGTGAAGTGCCACCGCTACGACGTGGTGCTCAACGGCTTCGAGATTGGCGGCGGCTCCATCCGTCTGCATGACCCCAAGGTCCAGGCGGAGGTGTTCAAGGCGCTGGGCATTGGTGATGAGGAGGCGCAGGCCAAGTTCGGCTTCCTGCTGGACGCGCTCAAGTTCGGCGCGCCTCCGCACGGTGGCATCGCGCTGGGCATGGACCGGCTCGCCTTCCTGCTCACCGGCTCCGAGTCGCTGCGCGACGTGATTCCGTTCCCCAAGACGAAGACGGGCACGGACCTGATGACGGGCGCCCCGGGCGACGTGGACGACAAGCAGCTGCGCGAGCTGCATGTGCGTCCGGTGCCGCCGCCGCAGAAGTAGTCAGACGATGGAGGCGAGGGGCTCCGGCCCTCCCTCCAGCGTGTCCCTCAGTCGCTGGAGTCCCTTCTCCAGCGACGCGCGGGTGCGGGGGGCTCCCAGACAGACGCGCACCGATGCTGGCGCGGTGGCGGGCCCCACGTTGAAGAGCTCGGCGGGCGTGACGGTGACGCCGCGGCGCCGGGCGTGGGATGTGAAGGGCTCCGCGCGCCACGGTGCCGGGAGCTTCAGCCACAGGTGGTAGGTGGCGCCGCGGCCTGGGCGTGGCAGCCACTCCCCCAGCAGCTTCTTCGCCAGCTCCATGCGTTCCTGGGCCTCGCGGCGCCGGCGGATGACGAGCTCGTCCGCGATGCCTTCGCGCACCCAGCGCGTGGTGATTTCGGCCATCAGCGCGGGAGTCATCCGCGTGGCCAGGCCTGTCTCCTCCGCGAGCCGCTCCGTGTGGGTGTTCTCGGGCGTGGCCAGGTAGCCCATGCGCAGGCCCGGGGCGAGCAGCTTGGAGACCCCCGCGATGAACCAGCCGGACTCGGGCAGGAGTGAGCACAGCGGCGCGGGGCGCTTGTCGAGCAGGAGTCCGTAGGCGTCGTCCTCGACCACCGAGAGGCCGTGCTGGCGGGCCACGGCGGCGATGCGGCGACGGCGCTCCTCGGTCATCACCGCGCCGGTGGGGTTCTGGAGGTTGGGCAGGCAGAAGAGGACCTTCGCGCCCGTGCGGCAGGCGGCCTCGAGTGCATCCGGGAGCAGTCCGTGCTCGTCCATGGCGACGCCGTGCAGGCGCAGGTGGAACCGGTTCGCGAGCACCTTGAGCCCTGGGTAGGTGAGTGATTCGCAGAGCACGGTGTCACCGGGGCGCGTGAGGGCGCTGAGGGCGACCTCCATCGCGTGCTGTCCGCCCGAGCACACGATGACGCGTGAGGGGGCGACCTCCAGGCCGAAGCGCTGAATCCACTGGGCACCGGCCTCGCGGTGGGAGGGAAGTCCCGCGTGGGGTTGATAGTCGAGCAGGTCAGGCAGTTGGGGAGAGCGTTGGAGCGCGTCCAGGGACTTGCGCAGGGCCCTGCCCGCGGGGTCGCCTGGTGGTGTCGCGGGCCAGTTGAGTCCGAGCTCCACGAGCGCGTCGTCGCCGAGGTCGGGTGCGGGGGAGGGGAGATGGCGAGGTGTGTCCCGGGGGCGGACGAAGGTGCCTCGGCCGACTTCGCCGCCGATGAGGCCGCGGCGTTCGGCCTCCGCGTAGGCACGTGTCACGGTGCCGACGGTGACTCCCACCTTCTCCGCGAGCTCACGATGGGTGGGCAGGCGAGTACCCGCGGCGAGACGGCCTTCCTCGATGTCCGCGCCGAGTGCATCCGCGATGACCCGGTACAGCGGGCCTTCACGGCCCCGGAGGTTGGGCGTCCAGATTGTCATGGTGACAATTCATACGGTTGACGAGGGTGTTCGCGCAATGCATCCATTGTATCGGTACATGTGAAGGCCGCTGTCTGGGTGAGGACTCATCGCGGCCAGGGGAGCGCACTCCATGCAGGTGACGATTGTCGATGCCTTCACGCAGCGGCCTGGTGCAGGGAACCGAGCGGGCGTGGTGTTGGACGCGGCGGGACTGGGCGAGGAGTCGATGCAGCGCATCGCCGCGGCGGTCGGGGCGTCGGAGACCGCGTTCCTCTTGTCTGGCCCTGATGGGCGAGGGGTTCGGCTGCGCTACTTCACGCCGACGGATGAGATTGATTTCTGCGGCCATGCCACGGTGGCGACGTTTCACCTGTTGGCGGAGCGAGGATTGTTGCCTCGCTCGGGGACGACCCGGTTGGAGTGCGCGGCGGGGACTCTCGATGTGGAGTTGGAGGCGATGGGGACGGGTGGGAGCCGGCCTTGGATTGTCACGCCTCGATTGCCGTGGCTGGAGTCGCCCGTGTCATTGGAGCGCGTGATGGCGCTCGTGGGTGGGGCGGTGGCGATGGTGGATGAATCGCTTCCCGTGCGGCGCAACGGGCATCGGTTGATGGTTCCGTTTCGCCGGAGGGAGGATTTGTGGGGACTGGCTCCGCGCTCGGGTGAGCTGGCGGAGTTGCTGCGGCCTCATGGGCTGAGTGGGGTGTATGTCTTCACGCGCGAGACTCGCGAGGCTGGGAGCATGGCGCACTCGCGCTACTTCGTGCCCGGGATTGGCGTGCCGGAAGACCCCGCGACGGGTTCAGCGGCCGGGCCGCTGGGGATGTACCTGGCCATGAATGGCGTGCTGCCGCTTCCCGCCGAAGGCGGCACTGTCCTCGCGCGAATCGAGCAGGGAGATGCCATGGGCAAGCCTGGGCGTATCGAGGTGGAGGTGACTGGCAGGGCGGGACAGCCCGAACGGGCCCGTATCGGCGGAGTCGCCGTGACGGTGCTCGAGGGCACGTTGCACGTGTGAGGGGGCGATTTGCTTCGCGGCTTGTTCGGGCGAAGCCGCGGAGCACCGGGAGCGGAGATGTCGTGCTTGTTGTGTGCATCGCCCTGCGAGCGCACCGCTCGCGTGTGAGGTGGGCACTGGGCCTCGCGATTCGTTTGGGTGACGCCGTGGTGCACGTGGGGCGGACTTGTTGTGTGCGTCGCGCAGCGAGCGCACCGCTCGCGTGTGAGGTGGGCACTGGGCCTCGCGACTCGTTTGGGTGACGCCGTGGTGCACGTGGGGCGGACTTGCTGACCGTCTTCTTGAGGAACCCCGTGGTACCCATCGACAACAACCATGTCGAGCGGCAGATGCGCGACATGGTGATGGGCCGAAAGAACCACTACGGCAGCAAGTCGAAGCGAGGCACCGAGGTGGCCGCTCTCTTCTACTCGCTCATCGAGACGGCTCGCCTGCGCGGAGAGGAGCCGGGGCACTACCTGCAGCGCGCTGCGCTCGCCTCCATCGAGAATCCGGGCTCTGTCACGCTCCCCAAGAGCCAAGCCTGACGACCACACCTGTCGCCCTCTCTACGGGTCAACTTCATGCAAGGACGGGGCACGGCGAACAGTTACGATGGAACGCTCGTTCTCCGTGCACCGCGTCACGTGTCGGGCAACCGTCTTTTGAATCCGCGCGGCGGCCCTGGCTACGCTTGGCGGCAAGAGGCCGCCATGACCACCGCCGCTCCCATCCCCTCCGCGCCCGAGCCCGTCGCGCTCGTGACACCTCCCCTCGCCACCGAGCCGGTGCCGCCCGCGTGGAGCCTCGCGAAGCGGCTCGGCTTCCGCTTCGTCTGCGCCTTCATCCTCATCAGCTGCTTCGCCTTCCCGCTCGACTCGCTCCCTGTCATCGGCACGTCCATCTCCCAGGCCATCAGCGACTTCTGGGCCATCGTCGTCCCCTGGGTGACGCGCAACGTGGCGAGGTACCCGAATGAGCTGCCCATGGACCAGACGGGCAGTGGCGACAGGGCGTTCGACTATGCACAGACGGCCTTGTTCCTCGCGCTCGCCCTCATCACGACGGCGGTGTGGTCCCTCGTCGACCGGTGGCGGCAGCGCTACGACAAGGCCCACACCCTGCTGCACATCTACGTGCGCTACCTGCTGGCCATCCCCATGCTGGGCTACGGCTTCTCCAAGGTCTTCAAGTCGCAGTTCCCCATGGCGTCCGTCGAGCGGCTCACCCAGTCCCTGGGCGACTTCTCCCCCATGGGCCTGTTGTGGACCTTCATGGGCCACTCCCCTGGCTACAACCTCTTCACCGGAGGCGCCGAGGTGCTGGGCGGACTGCTGCTGCTCACCCGCCGCACCACGACGCTCGGCGCGCTCGTGGTCATCGGCGTGATGTCCAACGTCGTCGCGCTGAACTTCTTCTACGACGTCCCCGTCAAGCTCTACTCCACCCAGCTCCTGCTCTTCGCCGTCTTCCTCACGCTGCCGGACCTGCGCCGGCTCGCCAACGTCTTCGTCCTCAACCGCGCCACCCAGCCCGCGTCCCTCGAGCTCCCCTTCACCCTCCCCACCCGCGTCCTGTGGGCCACGCGCGCCGCGAAGCTCCTCTTCATCGGCTGGCTGCTCCACGGCGGCGCCACCCGGAGCCACGAGCGCTACACCCAGTGGGGCGACGGCGCGCCCCCGCCACTCCTCGGGGGCCTCTACCAGGTCGAGTCCTTCACCCGGGACGGCCAGGAGCTCCCGCCGCTGCTGACGGACCCGCACCGCTGGCGCGCTGTCTCCGTCGGCCGCAACGTGGTGACCGCCCGGAAGATGGACGACGTGCGCCGCCACTTCCCGGTGAAGGAGGGCGAGGACGGGAAGTCCCTCCTCCTCATGTCGAGCTGGGACGACGACGCGAAGCCCGTGGCCACCCTCCAACGCGAGACGCCGGAGGCGGAGCACCTGGTGCTCCGAGGCGAGGTCGACGGCGCGAAGGTCGACGTGAAACTGAAGGCGGTGGACCTGTCGAAGACCCAGCTGCGCGGGCGCGGCTTCAACTGGGTGCAGGAGCGGCCCTACAACCGCTGACGCCCGGGGCCTACCGCTCCGCCGCGCACCCGCTCGCCACCGCGGCGGGCATCGCCGGCAGGGGCTCGACGAACCGCCCCTCGCCGAAACCCAGCGCCCAGAAGCGCGGGCGCACCTCCTCGCGCGTGAGCAGCCGCAACAGCAGGAACTTCGCCTCGTCCTGTCCGTCGAAGGCCATGGGGAAGGTGTTGTGGTGCATCGCCACGGACGTGGACGAGCCGAGCACCTTGTGCGCATCCAGCGCCTCGCGCGGCCCCATGTGCACCGTGTGGAGCACCCGCGGCCGGTAGGCGCCAATCGGCAGCACCGACAACCGCATGGGCCCGAAGCGCGCGGCCATCAAGCCTCGCGACTCGTTTGGGTGATGCCGTGGTGCACGTGGGGCGGACTTGTCGTGGGCATCGCCCTGCGAGCGCACCGTTCGCGTGTGAGGTGGGTACGGGGCCTCGCGACTCGTTTGGGTGATGCCGGAGTGCACGTGGGGCGGCGATGCCTTGCGTGTTGTGTGCGTCGCGCAGCGAGCGCACCGCTCGCGTGTGAGGCGGGCACTGGGCCTCGCGACTCGTTTGGGGGATGCCCGTGGTGCCTTGCTTGCGAGTTCATCCTTCGCCACCGGCCTTGACGGAAGCCTCCGCAGTCTCGAAATGCATGCGGGGCCGCGAACAGTGGCGAGGGTCCCGCGCGTGATAAGCCCTCGGGCGTGCTGAAGGTCTCCCAGCCCTGGATGTTCATCGCGCCCACCCTCGCGACCTGCGTGGGGCTCATGGCGGCGAGTGCTCACGGTGTCCGTTCCGGAGCGTTCCTCCCAAACCTCGTGGCCATCGTGCTCGGGGGCGCTGGCTTCCTGCTCCTGACACGGGGTTCATGGGCGTCGCATCGCTGGGCGGAGCGAGGGCTCCCCGTGTTCGCGTGTCTGGCCATCGCCGCGACATTGGCCTCCCCGGGGATCGAGGGTGTTCATCGCTGGTGGTCACTGGGGCCCGTGCGAGTCAACGCATCCGCGGCCTTCCTGCCGTGGCTGTTCCTCGGCATCTTGTCTCGAGGCACGTGGAACCCGCGGCTCGCGTGGGGGCTCGTGGTCATCGCGCAAGGGCTTCACGTCATTCAGCCGGACGCGGCGCAAGCGACGGCGCTCGCGCTCGCGGCTGTGCCGTTGCTGGTGGGCGGCCACTTCGTGAACAGGCGCGCGGGCCTCTTCATCGCAGTGCTGCTGCTGAGCCTCGCGGCCGTCACCTGGACTCGGAAGGACCCGCTCGACGCGCTAGACCATGTGGAGCGCATCCTCGTGCTCATCGCGGCGCGGGGGGCGCCCTTCGTGTTCGTGGCCGGGGTCGCCGCCGTGGGGTTGTTTCTCCCGGGAGTCTTCGCGGCGCGGAGTCATGACCCGCGAACCGCGCGCATGGGGGCCAGCTTCATCCTGTACTTCGCCATGGTGTCTGGAGCGACGTTCGTCGGGAACTTCCCCGTTCCCGTCTTCGGTGCGGGTGCGGGGCCTGTTCTCGGGTGGTGGGCGATGGTCACCGTGCTCCGCGTGCATGGACCGGCGCCCCGGGAATGAACCGAGGCGCCGGTGCCTCCAACCCACCTGAGCCTCAGTGTGGAGAGTCGTCGTAACTCCTCGCTGAGCCCCGTTTGGTGCGGCGAGGACGTTCGTGGATGGGGGCGCGTGCTGCGGCACCCAGCGACACGTCGCCGTTCGCCTTCTGGCGGAGTTCCCAGGAGCCAATGTCACGCAGGTCATCCGCGAAGAGGAGGCGCTTGCGAGCCCCCGCATGTCGATGGTGGAGCGGCCCGGTTCCGGTAGCACGTCAGGCGGACTTGCTGTGACGTGGCTCGTGGGCGCCTTGCTCGTGCATGGGCTTGCCGGTCGCTCGTCTGTCGAAACCACGCCGCGAAGTCGCTGGGTGTCGCTTCTCGCGCCAAGGGAAGACGCAGTCGATGCC from Myxococcus stipitatus carries:
- a CDS encoding PLP-dependent aminotransferase family protein translates to MTIWTPNLRGREGPLYRVIADALGADIEEGRLAAGTRLPTHRELAEKVGVTVGTVTRAYAEAERRGLIGGEVGRGTFVRPRDTPRHLPSPAPDLGDDALVELGLNWPATPPGDPAGRALRKSLDALQRSPQLPDLLDYQPHAGLPSHREAGAQWIQRFGLEVAPSRVIVCSGGQHAMEVALSALTRPGDTVLCESLTYPGLKVLANRFHLRLHGVAMDEHGLLPDALEAACRTGAKVLFCLPNLQNPTGAVMTEERRRRIAAVARQHGLSVVEDDAYGLLLDKRPAPLCSLLPESGWFIAGVSKLLAPGLRMGYLATPENTHTERLAEETGLATRMTPALMAEITTRWVREGIADELVIRRRREAQERMELAKKLLGEWLPRPGRGATYHLWLKLPAPWRAEPFTSHARRRGVTVTPAELFNVGPATAPASVRVCLGAPRTRASLEKGLQRLRDTLEGGPEPLASIV
- a CDS encoding IS66 family transposase, yielding MLTVFLRNPVVPIDNNHVERQMRDMVMGRKNHYGSKSKRGTEVAALFYSLIETARLRGEEPGHYLQRAALASIENPGSVTLPKSQA
- a CDS encoding PhzF family phenazine biosynthesis protein, whose translation is MQVTIVDAFTQRPGAGNRAGVVLDAAGLGEESMQRIAAAVGASETAFLLSGPDGRGVRLRYFTPTDEIDFCGHATVATFHLLAERGLLPRSGTTRLECAAGTLDVELEAMGTGGSRPWIVTPRLPWLESPVSLERVMALVGGAVAMVDESLPVRRNGHRLMVPFRRREDLWGLAPRSGELAELLRPHGLSGVYVFTRETREAGSMAHSRYFVPGIGVPEDPATGSAAGPLGMYLAMNGVLPLPAEGGTVLARIEQGDAMGKPGRIEVEVTGRAGQPERARIGGVAVTVLEGTLHV
- the aspS gene encoding aspartate--tRNA ligase, producing MAVPFISEVKRTHTCGQLTATNIGEEVVLFGWVHNRRDHGGAVFIDLRDRDGLTQVVFEPDHAEAHGLAGSLRLEFCIGVRGKVVSRGKNVNPKMKTGEIEVKASDLTIFNRSEPTPFPIEDAIDTSEEKRLAHRYLDLRRSPLQKSLMTRSKMNALTRAYMVDKGFLELETPFMGKYTPGGARNFLVPSRMNAGKFYALAESPQLYKQLFMVAGFDRYFQIVKCFRDEDLRVDRQPEFTQIDVEMSFVSQDDIFTIIEGLVKKLWGEVLGIDVPTPFMRMDFYESMAKYGNDKPDLRFGLEHTVLTDLIREHGEAGGVPMMFEAVQNKGIVKAMVIPADKAMSRAESDKLEEFAKQAGAKGLARAKVGEGGEWTQSPLSKTISPALRAAINQAVGAKTGDLILFQFGKEALVHTVMANLRVHVAKKLGLIPEYGSGGQWKFLWVVNPPLFEHDEETNTWVAAHHAFTRPHDEDVPYLLTDPGRVKCHRYDVVLNGFEIGGGSIRLHDPKVQAEVFKALGIGDEEAQAKFGFLLDALKFGAPPHGGIALGMDRLAFLLTGSESLRDVIPFPKTKTGTDLMTGAPGDVDDKQLRELHVRPVPPPQK
- a CDS encoding MBL fold metallo-hydrolase, encoding MAARFGPMRLSVLPIGAYRPRVLHTVHMGPREALDAHKVLGSSTSVAMHHNTFPMAFDGQDEAKFLLLRLLTREEVRPRFWALGFGEGRFVEPLPAMPAAVASGCAAER